Genomic window (Vibrio gallicus):
TGGTCACATTGTATTTACGGGCGGTTTCTTCATCCTATCTACATTGTTCTACAAGCCACTTCCAGCACATCGTCAAGCAGACGTAGACAAGTTCTTTGGTAACCTAGAGACGCCACTGGTTTCTGAATCTACAGCGCAGAAGAAACTGGATAACAAACAACGTCAAATGCTAGGCAAACTAATCGCGACTGCGGGTCTAGGTATCATGGCAATGTTCTTCTTACCAAATGACTTTGGTCCAAGCCTAATCTTCGTACTTTGTGGTGTGATTGTAGGTGGTGTTGGTGTACTTCTAATGAGAGCAGTAGATGCCTCTGTAGAAGACGAAACAGAAACACCAGTTGAAGAGGCTAAAGCGTAAATACTTCTTTAACTCATCTTTAAAATGCGAGCCTTCGGGCTCGCATTTTTTTTACCTGAACGTTTTTGCAAGAGAGGTCATTGCTTGGTTGTGTTTGGGTAACAATGGTTGTTGCTGGTATAAGCTCTTGAATGGTCTAACTTATAAGGTAGGTTTGAACTTAGCATAGTGTCGAGGCTCATTTGGAAGAAATGGCAGCGTTAGGGATTGCCCTAGTGGGATTGTTGGGCCTAGCATGTCAGTGGCTGGCATGGCGGATGAAGTTACCTGCGATTTTATTTCTATTGATCGTGGGGATTTTGGCAGGCCCTGTGACTGGTTTCCTTAATCCGCAACAGATCCTGGGGGAGCAGTTCTTCGCGTTAGTTTCTTTGGCTGTGGCGGTGATCCTATTTGAGGGCAGTCTTACCTTAAATTTTTCTGAGATAAAGGGGGTAAATAAGACGGTATGGAGCATAGTCTCTATCGGCGCGTTAGTGTCATGGGTGATAACCAGCTGCGCTACGCATTATCTGTTGGGGTTTGATTGGTCTATGGCGCTGTTGTTTGGCAGCTTAACCGTTGTTACTGGGCCCACAGTGATAGTGCCCTTGCTACGCACCGTACGCCCTAAAGCAAAGTTAGCCAATATTTTACGCTGGGAAGGGATCTTAATTGACCCTCTTGGCGCGCTGTTTGTGGTGATGGTCTATGAATTTATTGTAAGTAGCAGTTCACTACACAGCTTGCATGTATTTGCGTTGATCTTGGCTGTAGGCTTTGGGCTTGGAATTGCTGCGGGTGTTGCAACTGCGTATGCCATTCGTCATAGATTGTTACCTGAGTATCTACAGCCATTTGCGGTATTAGTGCTGGTCTTAGGGGTGTTTGCGATCTCAAACCACATAGAGTCCGAGTCTGGTCTGTTAACGGTTACCGTTATGGGGATGTGGCTGGCTAACGCGAAAGAGGTTGATATTAGAAATATTCTCCACTTTAAAGAAAACCTGACCATCATGTTTATTACGGGGCTGTTTATTTTACTGGCAGCGCGCATTGAATTAGACGATTTTAGCACTCTTGGCATCAGCGCTGTGGTGTTGTTTGTGGTGATACAGTTAGTGTCGCGCCCGTTGTCGATCTTTATTTCCACTTTAGGTAGCAGTTTGAGCTTTAAGGAGAAGCTGTTCCTATCGTGGGTAGCACCGAGAGGGATTGTGGCCGCTTCGGTTTCGGCGCTGTTTGCTATCAAGTTGCATCAAATTGGCGTTGAAGAGGCGAAGCTGTTAGTACCTTTGATCTTTATGGTGATTATTGGCACCGTTGTACTTCAAAGCGGTACGGCACGTCCTTTAGCTAGGATACTTGGTGTTGCTGAGCCTGCACCAAGCGGTTTTTTGATCATCGGCGCTAACGATGTTGCTCGAAGTTTAGCTCTAGCCCTTAAAAAATATGACTGCCGAGTGATAGTTACTGATTCTAACTGGGATTACATAAGCCAGGCCAAGATGGCAGGGCTTGAGTTCTATTATGGCAATCCGACTTCTTCTCATGCAGAAGAATACCTTAATTTGATCGGCGTGGGGCATGTCGCGGCGGTTACACCAGATAAACACTTTAATATTATGTCGTGTATGCAGTACTTATCTGACTACGGTTCTTTGCGGGTATTTTGTTTAAAAGACAAAAACAGTAATGGCAACAAGCATATGGTAGGTAACAGCGGTTTTGGTCAAGTGCTGTTTGATGGGAAACACAGTTTTAAAAAGTTGGCGAGCCTCATTAATCAAGGGGCGGAGATAAAGCATACTCGGTTGAGCGATAGCTTCACCTATCATGACTATCTTGAGCAGTATAAGGATTCGCTGGTGCAGACCTTATTTGTGGTATCTACCCAAAACCGTATCACAATTGTGGGTGAGGGGCAGGATCTTGCTCCACAAGAAGGTGAAATGGTGGTCTCGTTGATTAAAAAGATATGGAGTGGCAATAATGATCGCCGAGCAGGTTGAATAAGGCAGTTAGATCTAGGTGTATTGAGTGAACTTTGATAGTATTCTCGCCTTTAGTTTTAGGGTCGTTGACCTAATGAGTAAACAATATGAATCGCAAAAAGCGTATTAATGAAACCTTAAAATCGCGCCAAAAGAGAAAGAACGCTAAGCTGCATAAAAGCAGTAAGCCTCGCTATATCTCCAAAGCAGAGCGTGAAAAATTGGCGCAAGAACAAGCTCTAACTAGTGACGGATCAGAAAACACCGAATCTAAGCCAGATACTGAAGCACAAGCAGCAGAGCTATAATCACAGCGTTAATTAATACAGCGTTGTAGTTTAAAACGCCTTAGTTGTTGTCACCATCTTGGCTAGCGGCAATCAAGCAGTTATAGAATGCACTTGAGGCTGGTGATAGCGAGCGCAGGTTATTTTTCAACGCTACCGAGAATTGGCTAACAAAGTGCCACTTTTCAGGTTGTAGAGCGACGATTTGCTCTTTGTAGTGATTATTCTCAATCAAATGGGTTGGAAGAAAACTAATGTGGGTCCCAGCTAAGGTGAGCATAAGCCCAGATTCGACATGCCAGCCATCGAGCAGCTTTAGGTGTTGGTATTTTTGTACTTCGAGTAATTTGTACATTGTATCCGCTGCGTAGCCACCAACATTAATTCTTGCGCCCTCTAGTGAATACTGTTTTTGACGAAACCGTTCAGCAACATCTTTTCGGGCATACAGGTAGCTTTTTTCCTGAAACAAGGGCTGAATATGCATGTAAGCATGTGTCTGCAGACCATCTAGCACGACAATGACCATATCCAATTGGTTTTTCCCCAACTTATCATTAAGTTGTGTGTAATCACCGATCTCCAATGACAGATCAACATCATCACTTAGTTGATAAAAACTTTCTATTGCCTTAGGTAGCGGGTTAGAAGCTAAAGATACCGTATTATCAAGGCATCCCACACGCACGTGACCGCTTAATTTTGATTGAACACCGCGAAGCTTGGCTGCGTAATCATGCAGCATTGTTGATATTTCGTTAGCATAGTTATAAACCTCTTGCCCCTCATTGGTCAGCTCAAAGCCACTTCTGCCTCGATTACACAGTGATACACCTAAGCTTTCTTCTAGGCTTTTTAGCTCTTTACTCAATACCGGCTGACTTAAGCCAGTACTGAGTGTCGCATTGCTAATTCCACCACTACTGACAATTTCGCTAAATAACTCTAGGCGTCGGAGGTTGCGCTTATCTAAGGTAATCATTAATACATACCAATTTACGAATGTTTGGATTCTATAATATTCATTTAATCATATGTAACAAGCTGTTAGTTTAAATTATGTCGAATAAGTGACTATTTATGTGAGAGAGCGGATGTCAGATTTAAAGAAATCAAAAATGGATGATTTTGAGTTAGTGCCTGTTCCTGATTCAGCCAAGCGTTCTTGGTGGGTGATTAGCCTTATCTGGCTTGCCATCGGGATAGATATATCAGGACTATTTTTAGGTGCGATCCTCAGTGAAGGGATGGCGATTCATGATGCGTTAATTGCCACCTTTATTGGGTCTTCAATTTTAGCGATATTGGCGATGCTATGTGCCAATATTGGGTTTCAAGCGGGTGTGTCTACGCCACTAGTGAGTACTGCTGTATTTGGGCGTAACGGCGGGAAATTACTTGGGGCTATTAATGGTATCTCTTTGGTAGGTTGGTTTGCTTTCCAAGCTGATTTCTTTGCTCTTATATTAGTTGAAGCCCTTGGTAAAACAGGTATCGAGATCAGTCATTTTAGCGCATTGGTTGGTGGCGGTTTGTTGATGATGGTTACTGCTATTTATGGGGTTCGCGCATTAGGTAAACTATCGACGTGGTCGGTTCCATTGATGGTTACCTTGATAACTGTGGGTCTATATATGGCATCAGGAATGCCATCAACGCCGGCAAAGGAGATCGTTGCTCCTATGTCTATGGGCGAGGCGATCTCGTTTGTGATGTCTATTTGGATTTTAGCGGCTGTTGCCGCGCCAGATATCGCTCGCTATGCCAAAACGCGCCGTGACGCAATTCTTGGGGCTGGCTTTGGTTTCCTACTTGGAAACAGCGCCACTATAGTAGTTGCGTTATTACTTACCCACCTAACTGGTACTGATAACCTAGTCGAGGTGTTCTTTGGTCTGGGTCTTGGCTTGATGGCCATCATTATTTTGGTTTTTGCACAATGGACCACCAACAGTAGCAACTTGGTATCAGGGGCACTTGGGATGGCTGTCGCATTGCCAAAAGTGCCGCGTCCGGTATGGGTAGTGCTGATGACTATCGTAGGCTTGGCCATTGCACAGTTGGGTATGGTTGATAAATTTACAGCATTCTTGACCTTATTAGGGGTAACCATAGCGCCATCTGCCGGTGTGTATCTCGCACAATATTACTTTATCGATAAGAACGAATTTAATTTTGAAAGTATTGAAAAAGCGCAAGACTGGATGGGAAAAGGTTTACTGTCATGGGTATTTGGTAGTGCAGTAAGTGCTTGTACAGCAGGTGAGTTTTTAAATCTATTTACCTTAACAACGATTTCAGCAATTGACGGTATTGTGGCTTCTTTGCTGGCATACCTCATTCTGAGCAAATTGGGTGCGCGTGGCAAGAATAAGGAAGCAGCAAGTGATTATTAGTGAGCAGATGATTGATGATATTGCGTTGGGTGCGACGGTTTTAGGTACGGGCGGTGGCGGCGATCCTTATAGCGGTGCGCTTATGGCGAAGGTTGCTATCCGAAATGCAAAACAGCCTGTCGAGATTATTGCTCTTGACCAAGTACAAGATGATTGGATGACGGTCCCTTCATCTATGATTGGCGCGCCAACGGTTTCTATCGAAAAAATCAATTCAGAATCGCAAATGCTGGTGGCTTTTGAGGCGATGGAGCAGGCTCTAGGAGAAAAAGTGCAAGCGACCTTTCCGA
Coding sequences:
- a CDS encoding cation:proton antiporter, which produces MAALGIALVGLLGLACQWLAWRMKLPAILFLLIVGILAGPVTGFLNPQQILGEQFFALVSLAVAVILFEGSLTLNFSEIKGVNKTVWSIVSIGALVSWVITSCATHYLLGFDWSMALLFGSLTVVTGPTVIVPLLRTVRPKAKLANILRWEGILIDPLGALFVVMVYEFIVSSSSLHSLHVFALILAVGFGLGIAAGVATAYAIRHRLLPEYLQPFAVLVLVLGVFAISNHIESESGLLTVTVMGMWLANAKEVDIRNILHFKENLTIMFITGLFILLAARIELDDFSTLGISAVVLFVVIQLVSRPLSIFISTLGSSLSFKEKLFLSWVAPRGIVAASVSALFAIKLHQIGVEEAKLLVPLIFMVIIGTVVLQSGTARPLARILGVAEPAPSGFLIIGANDVARSLALALKKYDCRVIVTDSNWDYISQAKMAGLEFYYGNPTSSHAEEYLNLIGVGHVAAVTPDKHFNIMSCMQYLSDYGSLRVFCLKDKNSNGNKHMVGNSGFGQVLFDGKHSFKKLASLINQGAEIKHTRLSDSFTYHDYLEQYKDSLVQTLFVVSTQNRITIVGEGQDLAPQEGEMVVSLIKKIWSGNNDRRAG
- a CDS encoding DUF2986 domain-containing protein, which gives rise to MNRKKRINETLKSRQKRKNAKLHKSSKPRYISKAEREKLAQEQALTSDGSENTESKPDTEAQAAEL
- a CDS encoding LysR family transcriptional regulator; this encodes MITLDKRNLRRLELFSEIVSSGGISNATLSTGLSQPVLSKELKSLEESLGVSLCNRGRSGFELTNEGQEVYNYANEISTMLHDYAAKLRGVQSKLSGHVRVGCLDNTVSLASNPLPKAIESFYQLSDDVDLSLEIGDYTQLNDKLGKNQLDMVIVVLDGLQTHAYMHIQPLFQEKSYLYARKDVAERFRQKQYSLEGARINVGGYAADTMYKLLEVQKYQHLKLLDGWHVESGLMLTLAGTHISFLPTHLIENNHYKEQIVALQPEKWHFVSQFSVALKNNLRSLSPASSAFYNCLIAASQDGDNN
- a CDS encoding cytosine permease, with amino-acid sequence MSDLKKSKMDDFELVPVPDSAKRSWWVISLIWLAIGIDISGLFLGAILSEGMAIHDALIATFIGSSILAILAMLCANIGFQAGVSTPLVSTAVFGRNGGKLLGAINGISLVGWFAFQADFFALILVEALGKTGIEISHFSALVGGGLLMMVTAIYGVRALGKLSTWSVPLMVTLITVGLYMASGMPSTPAKEIVAPMSMGEAISFVMSIWILAAVAAPDIARYAKTRRDAILGAGFGFLLGNSATIVVALLLTHLTGTDNLVEVFFGLGLGLMAIIILVFAQWTTNSSNLVSGALGMAVALPKVPRPVWVVLMTIVGLAIAQLGMVDKFTAFLTLLGVTIAPSAGVYLAQYYFIDKNEFNFESIEKAQDWMGKGLLSWVFGSAVSACTAGEFLNLFTLTTISAIDGIVASLLAYLILSKLGARGKNKEAASDY